Proteins encoded by one window of Antechinus flavipes isolate AdamAnt ecotype Samford, QLD, Australia chromosome 4, AdamAnt_v2, whole genome shotgun sequence:
- the S100A10 gene encoding protein S100-A10 produces MPSQMEHAMETMMFTFHKFAGDKGYLTKEDLRVLMEKEFPGFLENQKDPLAVDKIMKDLDQCRDGKVGFQSFFSLIAGLTIACNDYFVVHMKQKGKK; encoded by the exons ATGCCATCTCAAATGGAACATGCCATGGAAACCATGATGTTTACATTTCATAAGTTTGCTGGAGACAAAGGCTACCTAACAAAAGAAGATCTGAGAGTTCTCATGGAAAAAGAATTCCCTGGATTTTTGGAA aaccagAAAGACCCTTTAGCTGTAGACAAGATTATGAAAGACCTGGACCAGTGCCGAGATGGAAAAGTGGGATTTCAGAGCTTCTTTTCATTAATCGCCGGGCTGACCATCGCATGCAATGACTATTTTGTTGTACATATgaagcagaaggggaaaaaatga